Proteins from a single region of Tamandua tetradactyla isolate mTamTet1 chromosome 12, mTamTet1.pri, whole genome shotgun sequence:
- the FOS gene encoding protein c-Fos, giving the protein MMFSGFNADYEASSSRCSSASPAGDNLSYYHSPADSFSSMGSPVNAQDFCTDLAVSSANFIPTVTAISTSPDLQWLVQPTLVSSVAPSQTRAPHPYGVPTSSAAAYSRPGIVKNTTGGRAQSIGRRGKVEQLSPEEEEKRRIRRERNKMAAAKCRNRRRELTDTLQAETDQLEDEKSALQTEIANLLKEKEKLEFILAAHRPACKIPDDLGFPEEMSVASLDLPGGLPEATTPESEEAFSLPLLNDPEAKPSVEPVKSIGSMELKAEPFDDFLFPASSRPSGSETARSVPDMDLSGSFYAADWEPLHSGSLGMGPMATELEPLCTPVVTCTPSCTTYTSSFVFTYPEADSFPSCAAAHRKGSSSNEPSSDSLSSPTLLAL; this is encoded by the exons ATGATGTTTTCCGGCTTCAACGCCGACTATGAGGCGTCTTCCTCCCGCTGCAGCAGCGCCTCCCCAGCCGGGGACAACCTCTCCTACTACCATTCGCCTGCCGACTCCTTCTCCAGCATGGGCTCCCCTGTCAATGCGCAG gatttctgcacGGATCTGGCTGTTTCCAGTGCCAACTTCATCCCCACGGTGACTGCTATCTCGACCAGCCCGGACCTGCAGTGGCTGGTGCAACCCACCCTGGTCTCTTCGGTGGCCCCATCGCAGACTAGAGCCCCCCACCCGTATGGGGTTCCCACCTCCTCGGCAGCGGCTTATTCCAGGCCTGGCATTGTGAAGAACACGACAGGAGGCAGAGCCCAGAGCATTGGCAGGAGGGGCAAAGTGGAACAG TTAtccccagaagaagaagagaaaaggagaatccGAAGGGAAAGGAATAAGATGGCTGCAGCAAAATGTCGTAACCGGAGGAGGGAGCTGACAGATACACTGCAAGCG GAGACAGACCAACTGGAAGATGAGAAGTCTGCTTTGCAGACAGAGATTGCCAACCTgctgaaggagaaggaaaaactcGAGTTCATCCTGGCTGCTCACCGACCCGCCTGCAAGATCCCTGATGACTTGGGCTTCCCAGAAGAAATGTCAGTGGCTTCCCTTGATCTTCCTGGGGGCCTGCCGGAGGCTACTACCCCGGAGTCTGAGGAGGCCTTCAGCTTGCCCCTCCTCAATGACCCTGAGGCCAAGCCCTCCGTGGAACCTGTCAAGAGCATTGGCAGCATGGAGCTGAAGGCTGAGCCCTTTGATGACTTCCTGTTCCCAGCATCGTCCAGGCCTAGTGGCTCTGAGACCGCCCGCTCTGTGCCAGACATGGACCTGTCTGGGTCCTTCTATGCAGCAGACTGGGAGCCCCTGCACAGCGGCTCCCTGGGGATGGGGCCCATGGCCACAGAGCTGGAGCCCCTGTGCACCCCCGTGGTCACCTGCACTCCCAGCTGCACTACTTACACGTCTTCCTTCGTCTTCACCTACCCTGAGGCTGACTCCTTCCCTAGCTGTGCGGCTGCCCACCGCAAGGGCAGCAGCAGCAACGAGCCCTCCTCTGACTCGCTCAGCTCCCCCACGCTGCTGGCCCTGTGA